In Mobula hypostoma chromosome 13, sMobHyp1.1, whole genome shotgun sequence, the following are encoded in one genomic region:
- the inka2 gene encoding PAK4-inhibitor INKA2 isoform X1 gives MDNSLHRLKQELQSMKEAGDGLQDQMNCMMGALQELKILQVQTALEQLEISGLRSQPPSIIPRQPRPRNGREDAKIRQCLQGTRLEEKPGKPGGSGAVPPASDVSLSRPADKPVSGWSGGYLKEASRREVPTSATSSGALDCLRDGPASPRVDLGQQAVPSTEKRRLSAASKTVGETTQASEGSNDWTSSLLSQSRNRQPLILGDNVFADLVGNWLDLPELEKISQAAPVEGRGRQDHVPIISKSQEFQKKLTLTANIFKKLLRSVRPDKGKRAQAMAANPSESITKRSSKASKQKVTFYFALRGNGTPASRPLDGAGSGTTIPEEHNHRAHTCTRKLVQPVTGKHSQFDYNTVVWV, from the exons ATGGACAACAGTCTGCATCGTTTGAAGCAAGAATTG CAGTCCATGAAGGAGGCCGGAGATGGGCTCCAGGATCAGATGAATTGTATGATGGGCGCTCTTCAGGAACTGAAAATTCTCCAAGTGCAGACAGCTCTGGAACAGCTGGAGATTTCGGGACTGCGGAGCCAACCGCCATCCATCATCCCCCGCCAGCCACGGCCGAGGAATGGGAGAGAGGACGCCAAGATCAGGCAGTGCCTGCAGGGCACCAGGCTGGAGGAGAAACCCGGCAAGCCCGGCGGCAGTGGTGCCGTCCCTCCAGCGAGCGACGTCTCCTTATCCAGGCCGGCCGATAAGCCTGTGAGCGGCTGGTCAGGGGGTTACCTGAAGGAGGCATCCCGTCGAGAGGTGCCGACGTCGGCGACGTCCTCCGGGGCTTTAGACTGTTTGAGGGACGGACCGGCATCGCCCAGAGTTGACCTCGGTCAACAAGCGGTTCCATCAACAGAGAAACGCCGGCTTTCAGCGGCCAGCAAGACGGTCGGTGAGACAACCCAAGCCAGCGAGGGCTCCAACGATTGGACCTCATCTCTGCTCTCTCAGAGCAGGAACAGGCAGCCCCTCATTCTAGGGGACAATGTCTTCGCAGACTTGGTGGGCAACTGGTTGGACTTGCCCGAGCTGGAGAAGATATCGCAGGCCGCCCCTGTGGAGGGTAGGGGTCGACAAGATCACGTCCCCATTATCAGCAAGTCTCAGGAATTCCAGAAGAAGTTAACGCTCACGGCCAATATCTTCAAGAAGCTGCTGAGGAGCGTGCGGCCAGACAAGGGCAAGCGAGCCCAGGCGATGGCCGCGAACCCATCGGAATCCATCACTAAGCGATCCAGCAAGGCGTCTAAGCAAAAGGTGACATTTTACTTTGCATTGCGAGGCAATGGCACGCCAGCCAGTCGGCCCCTGGACGGCGCTGGGAGTGGCACCACCATACCAGAGGAACACAATCACCGAGCCCACACTTGCACCAGGAAGCTGGTCCAGCCTGTGACGGGCAAACACTCTCAATTTGACTACAACACAGTGGTTTGGGTCTGA
- the inka2 gene encoding PAK4-inhibitor INKA2 isoform X2, with product MQSMKEAGDGLQDQMNCMMGALQELKILQVQTALEQLEISGLRSQPPSIIPRQPRPRNGREDAKIRQCLQGTRLEEKPGKPGGSGAVPPASDVSLSRPADKPVSGWSGGYLKEASRREVPTSATSSGALDCLRDGPASPRVDLGQQAVPSTEKRRLSAASKTVGETTQASEGSNDWTSSLLSQSRNRQPLILGDNVFADLVGNWLDLPELEKISQAAPVEGRGRQDHVPIISKSQEFQKKLTLTANIFKKLLRSVRPDKGKRAQAMAANPSESITKRSSKASKQKVTFYFALRGNGTPASRPLDGAGSGTTIPEEHNHRAHTCTRKLVQPVTGKHSQFDYNTVVWV from the exons ATG CAGTCCATGAAGGAGGCCGGAGATGGGCTCCAGGATCAGATGAATTGTATGATGGGCGCTCTTCAGGAACTGAAAATTCTCCAAGTGCAGACAGCTCTGGAACAGCTGGAGATTTCGGGACTGCGGAGCCAACCGCCATCCATCATCCCCCGCCAGCCACGGCCGAGGAATGGGAGAGAGGACGCCAAGATCAGGCAGTGCCTGCAGGGCACCAGGCTGGAGGAGAAACCCGGCAAGCCCGGCGGCAGTGGTGCCGTCCCTCCAGCGAGCGACGTCTCCTTATCCAGGCCGGCCGATAAGCCTGTGAGCGGCTGGTCAGGGGGTTACCTGAAGGAGGCATCCCGTCGAGAGGTGCCGACGTCGGCGACGTCCTCCGGGGCTTTAGACTGTTTGAGGGACGGACCGGCATCGCCCAGAGTTGACCTCGGTCAACAAGCGGTTCCATCAACAGAGAAACGCCGGCTTTCAGCGGCCAGCAAGACGGTCGGTGAGACAACCCAAGCCAGCGAGGGCTCCAACGATTGGACCTCATCTCTGCTCTCTCAGAGCAGGAACAGGCAGCCCCTCATTCTAGGGGACAATGTCTTCGCAGACTTGGTGGGCAACTGGTTGGACTTGCCCGAGCTGGAGAAGATATCGCAGGCCGCCCCTGTGGAGGGTAGGGGTCGACAAGATCACGTCCCCATTATCAGCAAGTCTCAGGAATTCCAGAAGAAGTTAACGCTCACGGCCAATATCTTCAAGAAGCTGCTGAGGAGCGTGCGGCCAGACAAGGGCAAGCGAGCCCAGGCGATGGCCGCGAACCCATCGGAATCCATCACTAAGCGATCCAGCAAGGCGTCTAAGCAAAAGGTGACATTTTACTTTGCATTGCGAGGCAATGGCACGCCAGCCAGTCGGCCCCTGGACGGCGCTGGGAGTGGCACCACCATACCAGAGGAACACAATCACCGAGCCCACACTTGCACCAGGAAGCTGGTCCAGCCTGTGACGGGCAAACACTCTCAATTTGACTACAACACAGTGGTTTGGGTCTGA
- the inka2 gene encoding PAK4-inhibitor INKA2 isoform X3, which translates to MKEAGDGLQDQMNCMMGALQELKILQVQTALEQLEISGLRSQPPSIIPRQPRPRNGREDAKIRQCLQGTRLEEKPGKPGGSGAVPPASDVSLSRPADKPVSGWSGGYLKEASRREVPTSATSSGALDCLRDGPASPRVDLGQQAVPSTEKRRLSAASKTVGETTQASEGSNDWTSSLLSQSRNRQPLILGDNVFADLVGNWLDLPELEKISQAAPVEGRGRQDHVPIISKSQEFQKKLTLTANIFKKLLRSVRPDKGKRAQAMAANPSESITKRSSKASKQKVTFYFALRGNGTPASRPLDGAGSGTTIPEEHNHRAHTCTRKLVQPVTGKHSQFDYNTVVWV; encoded by the coding sequence ATGAAGGAGGCCGGAGATGGGCTCCAGGATCAGATGAATTGTATGATGGGCGCTCTTCAGGAACTGAAAATTCTCCAAGTGCAGACAGCTCTGGAACAGCTGGAGATTTCGGGACTGCGGAGCCAACCGCCATCCATCATCCCCCGCCAGCCACGGCCGAGGAATGGGAGAGAGGACGCCAAGATCAGGCAGTGCCTGCAGGGCACCAGGCTGGAGGAGAAACCCGGCAAGCCCGGCGGCAGTGGTGCCGTCCCTCCAGCGAGCGACGTCTCCTTATCCAGGCCGGCCGATAAGCCTGTGAGCGGCTGGTCAGGGGGTTACCTGAAGGAGGCATCCCGTCGAGAGGTGCCGACGTCGGCGACGTCCTCCGGGGCTTTAGACTGTTTGAGGGACGGACCGGCATCGCCCAGAGTTGACCTCGGTCAACAAGCGGTTCCATCAACAGAGAAACGCCGGCTTTCAGCGGCCAGCAAGACGGTCGGTGAGACAACCCAAGCCAGCGAGGGCTCCAACGATTGGACCTCATCTCTGCTCTCTCAGAGCAGGAACAGGCAGCCCCTCATTCTAGGGGACAATGTCTTCGCAGACTTGGTGGGCAACTGGTTGGACTTGCCCGAGCTGGAGAAGATATCGCAGGCCGCCCCTGTGGAGGGTAGGGGTCGACAAGATCACGTCCCCATTATCAGCAAGTCTCAGGAATTCCAGAAGAAGTTAACGCTCACGGCCAATATCTTCAAGAAGCTGCTGAGGAGCGTGCGGCCAGACAAGGGCAAGCGAGCCCAGGCGATGGCCGCGAACCCATCGGAATCCATCACTAAGCGATCCAGCAAGGCGTCTAAGCAAAAGGTGACATTTTACTTTGCATTGCGAGGCAATGGCACGCCAGCCAGTCGGCCCCTGGACGGCGCTGGGAGTGGCACCACCATACCAGAGGAACACAATCACCGAGCCCACACTTGCACCAGGAAGCTGGTCCAGCCTGTGACGGGCAAACACTCTCAATTTGACTACAACACAGTGGTTTGGGTCTGA